One region of Oryza sativa Japonica Group chromosome 5, ASM3414082v1 genomic DNA includes:
- the LOC107281033 gene encoding uncharacterized protein, with protein MGRLLEAGARGIGREISEARAETAAANARAERLVRELAKAREDLAKMRELVAGNERHRKGLEDRMSELGDNLSEIRGSLQVTYTGLHQLARECGVKSTIPVNPDEFSLTSSLAELATAMGEIPSKHMARIAEETSNGIYTGACHVLACVKLSRPELDLCEILDQGVASDTRKEVMEEVSDLGESVLPLFEE; from the coding sequence ATGGGGCGCCTTCTCGAAGCTGGTGCTCGAGGCATCGGCCGCGAGATCTCAGAGGCgagggcggagacggcggcggcaaacGCGCGTGCCGAGCGGTTGGTGCGGGAACTGGCTAAAGCCCGCGAGGACCTCGCcaagatgagggagctggtggccgggAACGAGCGCCATCGCAAAGGGCTCGAGGACCGCATGTCGGAACTTGGAGACAATCTCTCCGAGATCCGTGGTTCGCTGCAGGTCACCTACACCGGCCTCCACCAGCTCGCCAGGGAGTGCGGCGTTAAGTCTACGATCCCGGTGAACCCCGATGAGTTCTCGTTGACTTCTTCTCTTGCGgagctggcgacggcgatgggggaaatcccctccaagcatATGGCCAGGATCGCggaggagacgtccaacggtATCTACACCGGGGCGTGTCACGTCCTCGCATGTGTAAAGTTGTCGCGCCCTGAACTCGATCTGTGtgagatcttggatcagggggtgGCAAGCGACACACGTAAggaggtgatggaagaagtcagTGACCTGGGGGAGTCTGtcctccccctttttgaagagtag